The following coding sequences are from one Corallococcus caeni window:
- a CDS encoding immunity 52 family protein, whose translation MTDSYYLGTYWPGRHEDAESCARRAEALFDSLGRIEPSWRQWHETGWTFEAARSRTFQTDRESFLQLFARKKNRIGDAFRYWLWTGPHEDETTGVGGYCGSADAQPTANCVISLPAQGEVAGRVMVAPVLAELLRALVHSWEPDWGVVASEQYRDQASASGAPGTFLGWMTYFSRQRGTLPPLPAPVRVEPVGALGTLVILTEERFTVTNPEHVRLATEVHQLLDAAGLLTSLWSLS comes from the coding sequence ATGACGGACAGCTACTACCTGGGGACCTACTGGCCCGGGCGACATGAGGACGCTGAGTCTTGCGCCCGCCGAGCGGAAGCGCTGTTCGACAGTCTGGGCCGCATTGAACCTTCGTGGCGTCAGTGGCACGAAACCGGATGGACGTTCGAAGCAGCGCGCTCACGCACATTTCAGACAGACCGTGAATCCTTCCTGCAGTTGTTCGCTCGGAAGAAGAACCGGATTGGCGATGCCTTTCGCTATTGGCTCTGGACAGGCCCACACGAGGACGAAACAACCGGGGTCGGTGGCTACTGCGGCTCCGCGGATGCCCAGCCGACTGCAAACTGTGTGATCAGTCTTCCTGCTCAAGGCGAAGTGGCTGGACGCGTCATGGTTGCACCTGTCTTGGCCGAGTTGCTCCGTGCCTTGGTTCATAGTTGGGAGCCTGACTGGGGAGTCGTTGCATCCGAGCAGTACCGGGATCAGGCGTCTGCTTCGGGGGCACCAGGCACCTTCCTGGGCTGGATGACCTACTTCTCCCGCCAGAGAGGGACCCTCCCACCGCTCCCTGCTCCCGTGCGCGTGGAACCCGTGGGTGCGCTGGGAACCCTGGTCATCCTCACGGAGGAACGGTTCACGGTGACGAACCCGGAACACGTCCGGCTGGCCACGGAGGTGCACCAGCTGCTCGATGCAGCGGGTCTGCTGACTTCCCTGTGGTCCCTCAGCTGA
- a CDS encoding alpha/beta fold hydrolase — translation MTRQQPNPTTTPAKAPSAVRPFFPEGFREGDEDVNGTRIHFVIGGKGSPVLLLHGYTQTHLMWWRLAPELAKQHTVIIPDLRGAGASAAPAQGYDKETMARDMRALVKKLGFDKVSVVGHDIGLMVAYAYAAQFPDEVERLALLDAFLPGIEPWSDQVMSSLAVWHFTFNGPTAEKLVQGRERIYFDHFWTDFAANPQAVGEAERQAYTEAYAAPGRLHSTWGYFQALEQDKKDFRELARNKLPMPVMVIGGDKSMGEPLVAQTRAVATQVEPHILRDTGHWVTEERPEEVRQLLGDFLRA, via the coding sequence ATGACACGCCAGCAGCCGAACCCCACGACGACCCCAGCCAAGGCTCCAAGCGCCGTCCGTCCCTTCTTCCCCGAGGGCTTCCGCGAAGGCGACGAGGACGTCAACGGCACGCGGATCCACTTCGTCATCGGAGGCAAGGGCAGCCCCGTCCTGCTGCTGCACGGCTACACGCAGACACACCTCATGTGGTGGCGCCTGGCGCCGGAACTCGCGAAGCAGCACACCGTGATCATCCCGGACCTGCGAGGCGCCGGTGCCTCGGCTGCCCCCGCGCAGGGCTACGACAAGGAGACGATGGCCCGCGACATGCGCGCGCTGGTGAAGAAGCTCGGCTTCGACAAGGTCTCCGTCGTGGGCCACGACATCGGCCTGATGGTCGCCTACGCCTACGCCGCCCAATTCCCCGACGAGGTCGAACGCCTGGCCCTCCTGGACGCGTTCCTGCCGGGAATCGAGCCCTGGTCCGACCAGGTCATGAGCAGCCTGGCCGTGTGGCACTTCACCTTCAACGGCCCCACCGCGGAGAAGCTGGTGCAGGGGCGTGAGCGCATCTACTTCGACCACTTCTGGACCGACTTCGCCGCCAATCCCCAGGCGGTCGGCGAAGCGGAGCGGCAGGCGTACACGGAGGCCTACGCGGCCCCGGGCCGGCTCCATTCGACGTGGGGCTACTTCCAGGCGCTGGAGCAGGACAAGAAGGACTTCCGGGAGCTGGCCCGGAACAAGCTCCCCATGCCCGTGATGGTCATTGGCGGTGACAAGTCCATGGGCGAACCGCTCGTCGCGCAGACGCGCGCGGTGGCGACCCAGGTCGAACCCCACATCCTCCGGGACACCGGCCACTGGGTGACCGAGGAGCGACCGGAGGAGGTCCGCCAGCTGCTCGGCGACTTCCTCCGGGCATGA
- a CDS encoding PIG-L deacetylase family protein, whose protein sequence is MSTALFVSPHLDDVAFSCGGTLAALKAKGWTVGLVTVFTRSVPEPKGFALQCQTSKGLGPDVDYMALRRKEDRAFAACMGVDHLSWGDLEEAPHRGYGSPEALFQPPRPDDVIEAKVAACLKPVLRELKPDRVFVPQALGSHVDHVQVVRAVKELGLPANRVLYYRDTPYAVRDPRAHPDAAVPQGLRPWAVDITEHLAKKVEGCVRYGTQLAFQFGGVDGLARTLTAFHRMEAQAQGQAGAAEVFLADGVS, encoded by the coding sequence ATGAGCACGGCCCTGTTCGTGTCGCCGCACCTGGACGACGTGGCCTTCTCCTGTGGTGGCACGCTGGCGGCATTGAAGGCGAAGGGGTGGACGGTGGGGCTCGTCACCGTCTTCACGCGGTCGGTGCCGGAGCCGAAGGGCTTCGCGCTGCAATGCCAGACATCGAAGGGGCTGGGGCCGGACGTGGACTACATGGCCCTGAGGCGCAAGGAGGACCGCGCCTTCGCGGCCTGCATGGGCGTGGACCACCTGAGCTGGGGGGACCTGGAGGAAGCGCCGCACCGGGGCTACGGGAGCCCGGAGGCCTTGTTCCAGCCGCCGCGACCCGATGACGTCATCGAAGCGAAGGTGGCGGCCTGTCTGAAGCCGGTGTTGCGGGAGCTGAAGCCGGATCGGGTGTTCGTGCCCCAGGCCCTGGGAAGCCACGTGGACCACGTGCAGGTGGTGCGAGCCGTGAAGGAGCTGGGCCTCCCCGCGAACCGCGTCCTCTACTACCGGGACACGCCCTACGCGGTGCGCGACCCCAGGGCCCATCCGGACGCGGCCGTGCCCCAGGGCCTGCGCCCATGGGCGGTGGACATCACGGAGCACCTGGCGAAGAAGGTGGAGGGCTGCGTCCGCTACGGCACGCAGCTGGCATTCCAGTTCGGCGGAGTGGACGGCCTGGCACGGACGCTCACGGCGTTTCACCGGATGGAAGCACAGGCCCAGGGTCAGGCAGGAGCGGCGGAGGTGTTCCTGGCGGACGGGGTCAGCTGA
- a CDS encoding tetratricopeptide repeat protein — protein sequence MTSISDETHERITDLCAQGDAAAGDDDFEQALKHFKAALALIPEPTRDHQQNTWVRAAIGDMYFQLERFEDCHEHFREAVHSPGGLGNPFIHLRLGQSALELGDEARAADELARAYMGGGEEIFESEDAKYLEFIQPRLLPPQDA from the coding sequence ATGACGTCGATTTCGGATGAGACCCACGAGCGCATCACCGACCTCTGCGCCCAGGGAGACGCGGCCGCCGGCGACGACGACTTCGAACAGGCCTTGAAACACTTCAAGGCCGCCCTCGCCTTGATTCCGGAACCCACCCGCGACCATCAGCAGAACACCTGGGTGCGCGCCGCCATCGGCGACATGTACTTCCAGCTCGAGCGCTTCGAGGACTGCCACGAGCACTTCCGCGAAGCCGTCCATTCACCGGGCGGACTCGGCAATCCCTTCATCCACCTGCGGCTCGGCCAGAGCGCCCTGGAGCTGGGAGACGAAGCCCGCGCCGCCGACGAGCTGGCCCGCGCGTACATGGGTGGCGGCGAGGAGATCTTCGAGAGCGAAGACGCGAAGTACCTGGAGTTCATCCAGCCCCGCCTGCTGCCACCCCAGGACGCCTGA
- a CDS encoding nicotinamidase, with protein MTKANAKELPLPGFYNANHAAEYGYGPNAGKLQRDAGAWKAAQGVTAAATDRFNLHLLLIDVQKDFCFPDGSLYVAGRSGRGAIDDNRRIAEFIYRNLGTLTNVTATLDTHFAYQIFFPSFWVDQDDQPLQPYREVTREQLERGQARPNPAMAKWLCGGNYPWLLKQVKFYCEELERAGKYTLYLWPPHCLLGSDGHALSGVVQEARLFHSYARGMQSWVEVKGGNPLTENYSVMRPEVLMRHDGQPLAQRNTQFLKTLLTSDAVVIGGQAASHCVKSSIDDLLGEIVAQDAALARKVYLLTDCMSSVTVPDGKGGFAADFTPQADAALKRFADAGMHLVKSTDPLASWPDLHLA; from the coding sequence ATGACGAAGGCGAATGCGAAGGAACTGCCGCTGCCCGGGTTCTACAATGCCAACCACGCGGCGGAGTACGGCTACGGCCCGAACGCAGGGAAGCTCCAGCGGGACGCCGGCGCCTGGAAGGCGGCGCAGGGCGTGACGGCGGCGGCCACGGACCGCTTCAACCTGCACCTGCTGCTCATCGACGTGCAGAAGGACTTCTGCTTCCCGGACGGCTCGCTGTACGTGGCGGGGCGCAGCGGGCGGGGGGCCATCGACGACAACCGCCGCATCGCGGAGTTCATCTACCGGAACCTGGGCACGCTGACGAACGTCACCGCGACCCTGGACACGCACTTCGCCTACCAGATCTTCTTCCCGTCGTTCTGGGTGGACCAGGACGACCAGCCGCTCCAGCCGTACCGCGAGGTGACTCGCGAGCAGCTTGAGCGCGGCCAGGCCCGGCCGAACCCGGCGATGGCGAAGTGGCTGTGCGGCGGCAACTACCCGTGGCTGCTCAAGCAGGTGAAGTTCTACTGCGAGGAGCTGGAGCGCGCGGGGAAGTACACGCTCTACCTGTGGCCGCCGCACTGCCTGCTGGGCAGCGACGGGCACGCGCTGTCGGGCGTGGTGCAGGAGGCGCGGCTGTTCCACTCGTACGCGCGCGGCATGCAGTCGTGGGTGGAGGTGAAGGGCGGCAACCCGCTGACGGAGAACTACTCGGTGATGCGGCCGGAGGTGCTGATGCGGCATGACGGCCAGCCGCTCGCGCAGCGCAACACGCAGTTCCTGAAGACGCTGCTCACGTCGGACGCGGTGGTGATTGGCGGGCAGGCCGCCAGCCACTGCGTGAAGAGCAGCATCGACGACCTGCTGGGGGAGATCGTCGCGCAGGACGCGGCGCTGGCTCGCAAGGTGTACCTGCTGACGGACTGCATGTCGTCGGTGACGGTGCCGGACGGCAAGGGCGGCTTCGCGGCGGACTTCACGCCGCAGGCGGACGCGGCGCTCAAGCGCTTCGCGGACGCGGGCATGCACCTGGTGAAGTCGACGGATCCGCTGGCGAGCTGGCCGGACCTGCACCTGGCGTGA
- a CDS encoding restriction endonuclease fold toxin 5 domain-containing protein: MDAKPWSRTVCWPLLLVFWVGCASGPTVRLRTERETRTYVPATWDRRVPVSAREFEEALTRLVLDVPLTVRSPRVVRAVARKGAELDRGLGFMLRERYGRWCRAHEAPGDCLSLLEDGAGFGELDRLTLAVGMSLDPLRASIGDALEDTLNPAFFVSVVSGAIASWVVLAAAPEPVFTKAAAVIAAVFLAYVGVQSFLAVVRACGALKAATDRARTFQELEEAAEVFAQALGPDVARVFVLAVTVLVSHGVTVGLSSALTLMPGFPDAVRLGTAQAGFNVALVRDVSSVAVVGGVVEVTLASTAVAMVTVGPPPPSSPGGPGKWVQVNESMSDRARDYQAQVTGAPKGSAYRVKRGDQDVDFDGFDSEESVLLEAKGPGYEQFFGADLKAKNFFQGADPLVEQAERQLRVSGGVRVRWVVAEERFADALRALFRLRGVNVEVRFIPPAQ, from the coding sequence TTGGATGCGAAACCGTGGAGTCGGACTGTTTGCTGGCCGCTGTTGCTGGTGTTCTGGGTGGGGTGCGCCAGCGGACCCACGGTGCGGCTGCGCACGGAGCGGGAGACGCGGACGTATGTCCCTGCGACGTGGGACCGGCGGGTGCCGGTCAGCGCTCGGGAGTTCGAGGAGGCGCTGACGCGGCTGGTGCTGGACGTGCCGCTGACAGTGCGGTCACCGAGGGTGGTGCGCGCGGTCGCCAGGAAGGGCGCGGAGCTGGACCGGGGGCTCGGGTTCATGCTGCGGGAGCGGTACGGGCGGTGGTGCCGGGCGCATGAGGCACCGGGGGATTGTCTGTCCCTGCTGGAGGACGGCGCGGGCTTCGGCGAACTGGACCGGCTGACGCTCGCGGTGGGCATGTCGTTGGACCCACTGCGCGCGAGCATTGGGGACGCGCTGGAGGACACGCTGAACCCGGCGTTCTTCGTGTCCGTGGTATCGGGAGCGATTGCCTCCTGGGTGGTGCTGGCGGCGGCGCCGGAGCCCGTGTTTACGAAGGCCGCCGCGGTGATTGCCGCCGTGTTCCTGGCGTACGTGGGGGTGCAGTCGTTCCTCGCGGTGGTGCGGGCGTGCGGTGCGCTGAAGGCGGCGACGGACCGGGCGCGGACGTTCCAGGAGCTGGAGGAGGCGGCGGAAGTCTTCGCGCAAGCGCTGGGGCCAGACGTGGCGCGTGTCTTCGTGCTCGCGGTGACGGTGCTGGTGAGTCACGGCGTGACGGTGGGACTGTCGTCGGCGCTGACGTTGATGCCGGGCTTCCCGGACGCGGTGCGGCTGGGCACGGCGCAGGCGGGCTTCAACGTGGCACTCGTGCGGGACGTGAGCTCCGTGGCGGTGGTGGGCGGAGTGGTGGAGGTGACGCTCGCGTCCACGGCGGTGGCCATGGTCACGGTGGGCCCACCGCCTCCGAGCAGTCCAGGAGGCCCGGGCAAATGGGTGCAGGTGAATGAGTCGATGTCCGACCGGGCCCGCGACTATCAAGCCCAGGTGACGGGAGCGCCGAAGGGCTCCGCGTATCGGGTCAAGCGGGGGGACCAGGATGTCGACTTCGACGGCTTCGACTCGGAGGAGAGCGTTCTGCTGGAGGCCAAGGGCCCTGGTTACGAGCAGTTCTTTGGTGCCGACCTGAAGGCAAAAAACTTCTTTCAGGGAGCTGATCCTCTGGTCGAGCAGGCTGAGCGCCAGCTCAGGGTCTCTGGAGGTGTACGCGTTCGCTGGGTGGTCGCGGAGGAGCGGTTCGCGGACGCCTTGCGTGCGCTGTTCAGGCTCCGAGGCGTTAATGTGGAAGTACGCTTCATCCCTCCCGCTCAATGA